One part of the Pecten maximus chromosome 9, xPecMax1.1, whole genome shotgun sequence genome encodes these proteins:
- the LOC117333957 gene encoding snake venom metalloprotease inhibitor 02D01-like, producing MVEYFWATKPITIWLYTSGRPTREQWLYTSGRPNREQWLYTFGRSNREQWLYTSGRPNREQWLYTFGRSNREQWLYTSARPNREQWLYTSARPNREQWLYTFGRPNREQWLYTSGRPNREQWLYTFGRPNR from the coding sequence ATGGTTGAATACTTCTGGGCGACCAAACCGATAACAATATGGCTGTATACTTCTGGGCGACCGACCCGAGAACAATGGCTGTATACTTCTGGGCGACCAAACCGAGAACAATGGCTGTATACTTTTGGGCGATCAAACCGAGAACAATGGCTGTATACTTCTGGGCGACCAAACCGAGAACAATGGCTGTATACTTTTGGGCGATCAAACCGAGAACAATGGCTGTATACTTCTGCGCGACCAAACCGAGAACAATGGCTGTATACTTCTGCGCGACCAAACCGAGAACAATGGCTATATACTTTTGGGCGACCAAACCGAGAACAATGGCTGTATACTTCTGGGCGACCAAACCGAGAACAATGGCTGTATACTTTTGGGCGACCAAACCGATAA